CTACGGTTGAAGATGACAAGCCATGGGGAAGGGTAATGGCCCATGCCCAGATAGGTGATGATTTTAGCATATGGTATTCTACCTTTTCATTCTCAAACAAGATCCGACAGATTAAAAAGAACAATCTGGTTTGCATTACCATGAATGAAGAGAGAAAGGATATTCGTATTTTTGGGGAGGTAGAGATTCTTGAAGACGCTGAGACCAAACATAAGATGTGGAGAGATGAATGGACCAGATATTTTAAAGAAGGTAAAGACGACCCCGCATATGTCATCCTGA
The Nitrospinota bacterium genome window above contains:
- a CDS encoding pyridoxamine 5'-phosphate oxidase family protein, translating into MEERLRSEALSFAKAQTVSSVATVEDDKPWGRVMAHAQIGDDFSIWYSTFSFSNKIRQIKKNNLVCITMNEERKDIRIFGEVEILEDAETKHKMWRDEWTRYFKEGKDDPAYVILKVTAEKVEYRDFEKYGIMPIEVKI